Proteins from a genomic interval of Gossypium hirsutum isolate 1008001.06 chromosome A09, Gossypium_hirsutum_v2.1, whole genome shotgun sequence:
- the LOC121206011 gene encoding uncharacterized protein — protein sequence MADALVTLASMIKENKQEDMKPIQMSILEVPAHCCNIEEEEKDDHPWYQDILRYVRNREYPEKATENDKRTLRRLACEYVLDGDILYKRRKDQVLLRCVDAIEAKQILEEVHEGVCGTHANGFTMARQIMREQIEDSIFGVSEQIEDSRFGVSVLLENRSKVADLASLEQIKDSIFGVSV from the exons ATGGCGGATGCTTTGGtgacattggcttccatgattaaagaaaataaacaagaGGATATGAAACCAATTCAGATGAGCATTTTGGAGGTTCCAGCTCATTGCTGTaacatcgaagaagaggaaaaggatgACCATCcatggtatcaagatatattacggTATGTGAGAAATCGTGAATATCCTGAGAAGGCAACTGAAAACGACAAAAGAACTTTAAGGAGGTTAGCCTGCGAATATGTGCTAGATGGGGATATCctttataaaagaaggaaagatcagGTACTTTTGAGATGCGTTGACGCTATAGAAGCTAAACAAATCCTGGAAGAAGTACATGAAGGAGTTTGTGGTACACATGCTAATGGCTTTACGATGGcaagacaaatcatgag ggagcagatcgaagatagcataTTTGGCGTCTctgagcagatcgaagatagcagatttggcgtctctgtattgttagagaaCAGATCGAAGGttgcagatttggcgtctct agagcagatcaaagatagcataTTCGGCGTCTCTGTATAG